CATAGACCAGCAACGCGTCGAAACCTACCGGAGGTCGGAGTCTCGTCTCCTCACACGGCTCAACATCGCACTAAGCGAAGAGATATTCAACGCGAAGTATTAGGCCAAAGTAGCAGGCACGTTCCACGTGCCGTCCGCCACGGTTGACTTTAAGCTACGAACAAGGATCGCCCTCAGATATGCATCTGAGGCTATTGAAAGATGCCGAACGTGTTGCGATCGTGCGTCGCGCTCGAACGACGCACGTGGCGGACGGCACGTGGAACGTGCCTGCTACTTTCAATCGTCGTTCACGACCAACCCCGGGAGCTTCGCGCAAAGGCGGGCCACGCCGTCGTCGGTTACTTGCGTCGCTTCGAGATCGAGCGTTTTTAAGTTCGTGAGCCCGGCAAGCACTTGCAGTTGTTCGTCGTCGAGCGTGCAGTGAGAGATCTGCAGACGCCGCAAGCGATCGAGCGTGCCGATTTCCCCTAGTGCCTCGTTCGTCAGCAGGTTTCCTTCGATCGTCAAATAAGACAGGACGGGCAGCAACCGCAGCTGCTCGAAATCTTCCAGCGTCAACTTCGGCGCGCTTCGGAGCGCCGTCGAGCCGGCGTGCGTGCGCAGTTCCGCTTCGTTGAAGACGACGCCGAACGTCGGCCCGCTCAGCGACGGCAACGAACTGACCGTCGCCCCTCGGCCGACCAAATAAGCGACCACGCTATTGCGTCGAAACTCTTCGCGCCACCGGTGCCCATACCAGGCGACCGGAATCGACACGACGACCACGAGCAGCAGCAACGTCCGCAGACGTATTTGGAATCGCGGCATCTCCGTTCCCTTCGCCACTGAGCATCGACGGCGACATGCCCGCGACTCATGGGGCCCATAGGGCAAAGCCTTCAACTCGCCCTAGACTGTACAAACGCTATTGACTCTGTACGTGCGTATATTACAGTTATCGTAGTCGGCAGCCGAGAAAGAGACTATTCGTTCTCTGTTTTTCACGGCTTTTGCTCCTAACGACCCTTTGTTCCTCATCTCGGCCTTTAGCCCGACGTTCGGCCGAATTTGCAAGGATGGATCCGAATCATGGCGAATCTCGAAAGCCTGACCCCGCGACAAAAAGAAGTCTACGAGCTGATCCGCGACAAGATCAAGGCTCGCGGCTACGGGCCGACGGTCCGTGAGATCGGCACGCACTTTAAGATCAGCTCTCCGAACGGCGTGATGTGCCACTTGAAGGCATTAGAGAAGAAGGGGCTCATTACCCGCGAGCCGAATATGTCGCGGGCGATCATGCTTGCCACCGAGACCTTCGACTCGCAGCGGCCGGGCCTTCCCCTCCGAGGGCGCATCGCGGCCGGCATGCTGCACGAAGCGATCGAGCAGAGCGAAACCATCGACTTCGGCGAGTTGTTCGACTCCGACGACATGTTCGTCCTCGAAGTCTCGGGCGACTCGATGATCGAAGACCAGATCGCCGATGGCGATTACGTCGTGATCCGCAAGCAAGAGACGGCGACGAAAGGGCAGATCGTCGTCGCGCTGACCGACGAAAACGAAGCGACTCTCAAACGCTGGTATCCCGAGTCCGACCGAATTCGGCTCGAACCGGCCAACTCGTCGATGAAGCCGATTTACGTGAAGAATGCCCGCGTGCTAGGAATCTGCGTCGGCGTCGTACGCAAGATGTCTTGAGCCAGGACAGCACAAACCGCACCGTCGCTCGCTTGCGATTTCGCAAGCCGTTTCCCCCGCGCACACCAAAAACCTACCCAGCCTGTTCGAGCCCGCCGGCGTTTTGGCTTAGCTTGTTGTAGAGCGTCTTCAAGCTGATGCCGAGTTCTTCCGCCGCTTTCGGTTTGTTTCCCGAGTGCCGACTGAGCGCTTCGTGGATCGCCGCCATTTCGATTTCGCGCAGCGACGGGCCGGCAGCGTTCGTCTTGAAATGCGGACCGGGCACGACGCCCCCGCCCGAGACCATCCCTGCGGTGCTGGCCTGCGTCGTGTTCGGGACAGCAGTCGTGTTCGTAGCTTTCGTCGCCGGGGCGATGCCGAGCGTGGCCGGCGAGCGGTTGAATTTGCCCGGCAGATGTTTCACGCCGATCGGGCCGGAGTCGCACAGGATCGCGGCATGCTCGACGACGTTCGCCAACTCGCGGACGTTGCCCGGCCAGGCATACGCCTGCAACAAGCGCATCGTCTCCGCGTCGATCAACACATCGTTCGATTTCGCCAACGGCCGAAAGCGAGACAATAAGTGCTGAGCCAACATCGGCACGTCTTCCGCATGTTCGCGCAGCGACGGAAGCGTGACCTCGAACGTGTTGATCCGGAACAATAAGTCTTGGCGGAAATCTCCGGCCGCGACCATCTGTTCCAATTGCCGGTGCGTAGCGCAAAGAATACGGACGTCGACGACGAACGAATTGTTGTCACCCACGCGCCGCACTTCGCCGCATTCTAACACGCGCAGCAACTTCGCTTGCATCGACTTCGGCAACTCGCCGATTTCATCGAGAAACAACGTGCCGCCGTCGGCGACTTCGAAGAGCCCGAGCCGGTGGTCGTCGGCCCCGGTGAAGGCCCCTTTGCGATGTCCGAAGAGCTCGCTTTCGATCAAGTTTTCCGGCAGCGCTCCGCAATTGACCGCCACGAACGGCTTCTCCGCCCGCAGGCTTTGTTCGTGAATCGAGCGGGCCACGAGCTCCTTGCCGGTGCCCGTCTCGCCGAGAATCAGCACCGTCGACTCGGTCGGCGCGACGCGCTTCACCATCGACCGGACTTGGTTCATCGACGCGGAATCGCCGATGAGCTGCGTCTTCCCTTCGACGCGTTCGAGTCGGCGCCGCAAGGCGCGAAACTGATTCAGCCATTGGCGGCGCTCCGCGGCTCGCTCCAACATGGCCGAAAGATCCGTCATCTTAAAAGGCTTCGTCATATAGTCGAACGCGCCGAGCCGAACCGCGGCGATCGCGGAATCGAGCGTCGACTTGCCCGTGAGCACGACCGCTTCGACCGTCGGATCGAGTTCCTTGGCCCGCGCGATCACTTGAATGCCGTTCAGGCCCGGCATGTCGAGGTCGAGAATCAAGCAGTCGTAGCTGTTCTTCTCGAGCGCAGCGACTGCCGTCAGGCCGTCGGGACACACCGTGACCTCGTGCCCGAGGCGCGGCAGCTCCAAGCTCATGAGCTGTTGCAAATGGGCTTCGTCGTCGGCGAAGAGCAACTTCATTTTCTTAAGCGGCTTTGTGGCGATGGCTCTGCTCCTTCATGGTTGGTGCGGTCGGCAAGCGCAACCGGAATTGCGAGCCGGTGCCGGGCCCTTCGCTGTGCGCAAGAATAGTTCCTTGATGATCGGCGACGATCCGATAGCTGATCGAGAGCCCGAGACCCGTTCCTTGGCCGCTGCGGCGGCGCGTGAAGAACGGCTCGAACAGATGCGTGCGGACCTCTTCCGTCATGCCGCAACCGTTGTCGGTAAACACGATTTCGACCTCGCCGGGCCGCGTGCCGATCTCGATCTTCACACGGCCGTCGTCGTCGAGGCTATCGAGCGCATTGGTTACGAGATTGAGCACGACTTGCTTGATCTCGCGCCCGTCGACAACCGCATATACAGGTAATCCGGCGGCGAACTCGATCCGTTTCGCGTGGTACTGGCCTACGTGTCGGACCATTTCGACGACGTCTTGAATCAAGGCGCGAATGTCGGTCGTGCTCCGTTGGGAATCGCCGATGCGCGAAAAGTCGAGTAGCTTTTCGGTGATCCCTTTGCAGCGAAAGGCCTCTTTCTCGATCATGCCGAGATAGGTGTCGATGATCTTATGGTCGGGATCGTCGGCGTTGAGCAGCGGCGTGACGCGCTCGTGCAAGCTCTCCGCGCAGACGGCGATCGACGCCAACGGATTGTTGATCTCATGGGCCACGCCGGCGGCGAGGAAACCGACGCTCGCCAACTGCTCGCCGCGGATCACTTGCTGCGTCCGTTCGGCGACCTCTTCGTCGAGCTTGTTGTTGATCTCCAAGAAACGATTAGTCATCGCGTTCAGGTTGCGGGCCAATTCCGACATCTCGTCGTGCGTTTCGAGCCGGATGCGATAAGAGAAATATCCCGTCGCGATGCGACGCGAACCGCTGATCAGTTTCCTAAGCGGCCGGAAAATCCAACGATAGAACAGGTAGATCAACCAAGCGGTGAACAGCACCGTCGTGGCGGATGTGATCCAGGCGAAGAAGATGAGAGTGCGATATTGCACACGCGCGTCCTCGACGGACTCTTCGATGTTTTCATGCAGAAACGTCGGCAAACGCGAGGCGAGCATTTGCAAGCGATCGACCTCGGCGGTCATGCGCAACGCGATGTCGGGATCGAAATGCCAGCGCTCGAGATCGTTTAAGCGCTCGATCTCGGCCATCGTCTTGAGAATGGCGTACGTGCTTTCTTGCTCTTGCCGGCTATCGTTCATCGGCAGGCCGAAGTCGTACGTCAGGCCGTCGTGAATGCGCGCCTGGTATTTTTCGAAGACGTCGCGCGAGGCGGCGACCTTGCGAGTGAGGCCGCGAGCGAGCATCGCGGCTCGTTCGTCGCGCGCTTGAGCGGCAAACGGCTCGGTCTTATTAGGGAGCGTGCTGGCTTCTTTACGCTCGGCATACCAGAGCAACCGCAGTTCGCCAGCCGCTTTGCTGAAATCGTTGGCAAGCGGCAACTCAGGCACGCGGCGATAGAGACTGCGCACGATGCAGCGGTAGGCGTAGAGTCCGTGAATGGCGTTCCACGAGAGGGTGCCGACGACGACGACCAACAGCGCAAGCACGAAATAGAGCTTATTGCGAATCGTCCAGTTGTAGAGCAACGGCGACCTCCTTGTCGCATCGGCCGAACATGCCGTAGCGATTCCACCGCGGCGACTTCCATGTCGCTACGATTTCCAACCCATCACGACCCACGCCGGCAATGCATTCACCGCACGAGTCCGTGGCTTTCGCCGAGGCTCACGCGGGCAGGGCGGGAGTGTAGCAGCGTCGGACGCAGCCGCCAATATGCATCGCGTGCCGATCGCAGTCGCGATCGGCTGCGAGTCGCGTTGCAAGGCCCGATCGATTGTGATACCGTTCGCCCGCCTCGGCCGATGCCGGCAAACAGCATGCGCCGGCATTTTCGAATTACTCGCTTATCACGCGCTTCCTCAGAGCATTATGACCTTCGGAAAATCGACCGCCTCCGCAACCTCCGCTGCGCGAAATGAGAGCGCGAACGTTGAGCTTGCGCGCCAACGGCGCCGCCGGCGAATCGCCTGCCTCATGCCGTTGCTGGTGGTCATGGCGTTTGCGGGCTACGGAGCCTTTTGGCGTTACCATCTCAAGCGCTTTCAAACGGTCTCCGAAGGGGTCTTCTATCGCGTGGCGCAGCCGACGGAAATCGGCATGCGCCATTTGATTCATCATCACGGCATTAAAACCGTGGTGAGCTTGCAACTTTTCGACTTCCGGCTGCACGGCGGATTTCTCGATCCCGGCTCTCCCAACGGCCGTAAGGAAGCGGAATTCACCGAAGCTCTCGGGGCCCATCACGTGCAATGGCCGATGGGAACCGAAAAGAGTTGGCCTTGGCTCTCGCCTTGGCAGTTCGAAGAATTTTTTCGCCTCGTCGACGATCCAACGAACCATCCGATCATCGTGCATTGCATGGGGGGTCGCCATCGAACCGGAACCCTCTCGGCGCTGTATCGCTTAGAGTTCGACGGCTGGACGCCCGAAGATACGCTGCGGGAAATGTATTCCTTCAATTTCGGCGGCGCGATCAATTGCCAAGAACACAACCTCACGACGTACGTCCGCCGCGGACGCCCGAGCGGCGAACAGTGGCAAGCCTTGAGCGCCGCGTTCGGTCCGTCGGCCGGCGAACCCGCCCTAGTCGACTATGCCGATTTAGTTCGTCGCCTCCGGAAGGCCACGCCCGACAGTCGCCTGAAACACGAATTCGGGCGTTATCTAGCAGCCGGACAACCGTTCGCGCCGACACTCGCCGAACGGGTCATCGAATCGCCGCGCGATCCGCATGCCGCCGCCGCGACCGATCTCGCGAAGCGCACGCTCGTCGGACAGGCAGCCACGCCGGAGAAAGTCGACGACGCGGCAGTCGTGTCGTCGACCGCGCTGATCGCCGATTACGGAACGCCGGCCGAGCAGCAATATCTCCTCGAACTGCTTCAGCGCGAGACGCGCACCCCGGCCCCTTCGGCATTCTACGAGTCGCTCGCCCGCGGAGCGACGAATCGCTACACGCCGAACCGGATCGCATTCTTGCGCCCGTTGATCGACGACCAGCGACAACGCATCGGTCCTTCGAGCAAGCGCTATCGCTATTGCGACACCGCGGTGATTCGCTTGGCTGCCATTACCGACTCGCTCGCGACCGGCGGTTGGTCGGAGCAACACGTCGCCGCCGAAGGAAGACAGATCGCGCTGAAATGGTTCGACGAAAACGAGAACCAAAACAAGCTCTCCACCTTGCTGCCGCCGACCGGGCGCAACGTGGTGCAAGTCGGCGAAGGGCCGAAGCAAGAAGACCTTTCCCGCATGCGCCGGTAAAGCAACAGGACCGGCGGCGAGCTTAATCGTCGAGGATCGTCGACTCGGGCTGTTTTTGCGTACGCTGTCGGCGCAGCTCGTTCATCAAGAAATTGAGCGCGTAACAATAGCGGCGCACCGCTCCGGGCAGATCCGCCGACTTCTTCGCAGCGATCGCCGTTTCGCAGGTCCGGTCGTATTGCTGCCAATTGATCTGATATTTCTGCTGCACCGCCGTCTCGCGCAACCGCGTCGTCAGGGCTGAGAGTTTGTCGAGAAACTCTTCGTTTACCGGGCAGACGAGCGACGTATGCGGGCCGCGCCCTAGTTCGCCGCCGCGCCAAGCGCGCACCGAGCGGCCGCTAGTCCCTTTCGCAAACGCAAACAGTCCGAGCAACACGGCGACCGCCGTCGACGCGAGGCCGGGAATCGTTTTTCCGGTGAGCGAAAGCATCGCTCCCAAGAGCGCAGTGACTCCTATCCCGGCCCACACGAAAGGGCTGACCGAGTCGGAACCATCACCGCGAGCCGGCATCTTCGGCGGCACGGCATTCTTCACGCGCGAGAGATCGAGCACCTTCACGACGACGACCGTGATGTTATCCGGCCCGCCGCGCAAGTTGGCTAAGTCGACGAACGTCTGAACCGCTTCTTGCGGCGTGAGGCAGCCGAGCAGCGCGCCGATTTCATCGTCTTCGACTTGCCCGCTCAAGCCGTCGCTACACAGCATGAAGGTATCGCCCGGCACCAGCGGAAACGGTCCTTCGAGATCGATCTGGACGTTGGGATCGTGCCCCAACGAACGCGTGATGTAGTTCTTCGGAATATGGTCGGGCACTTCGGTGCCGGTCGACTTCGCCGCGGCGCGCATCTCCCACACGACGCTATGATCGAACGTGAGTTGCTCCAGCCGGTTGCCGCGCAAGCGATAGACACGGCTATCGCCGACGTGCCCGCACATCGCCCCTTGCGGCAACAGCACGAGCACGCTCGTCGTGGTCCCCATCCCTTTGAAGTCGGGATTATTCGAGCCGCGTTCGAAGATTCGGCGGTTCCCCTCGGCCAGCGCAAACTTCAGCGAGGTGGGGGCCGGCGCGTCGGGCTGCTTGAAATACTCGAGCGGCACGGTGTCGACCGAGATCTTGCTCGCCAGTTCCCCGGCCGCGTGACGGCCCATGCCGTCGGCCACCATGAACAAGTGGCCGCGTCGAAAGAAATCGACTTCGGTTCCGGCCAACATGCAGGCCTTCGAGTCCTGATTATTGGCGCGGCGCAAACCGACGTCCGTCAGTTCCGCATATTCGATGAAGTCTTGCCAATATCCGGCGGGATTTTGCATGTTGCCGTGCGACGAGGAAACAGCCGGAATCTAGGGTAGGTAAAGCTCAAAGTGCGATTTCGATCGTGCCGGCTGGTTCAGTATAGCCAGCAAATAAACTAGTTCCTATATGTGGTACGTGAAACCCCAAGGAAAAGCCTTAGGCCGTCCGCTTCGCCTCGGTCGCTCGAATCGACCTGGAACCGATCGGCCGTCGTCCCTATACTCCCGCCTCATTTCCCCCGCGATCGCCTCCCCGATCGTCACGTCGCTTCCGTTTTTTCGTCCCCCGGGCTCGCGCAGCATGAGCCGTCGTTCAGCATTTCGGCATTCGTCCCATTCGACCTGGGCCCGCGCTTTGTCGTCGGCCACGGCAATTGCGGTGTTCTGCGCCGGCGGTTGCGTGCAACGCCGCATGACGATCCGCACCAACGTGCCGGGCGCTCAGGTCTACGTCGACAACTACGAGATCGGCCGAACTCCGGTTTCGACCGATTTCATCTATTACGGGCAACGAGACGTGCGCCTCGTGAAAGACGGCTACGAGACTCTCAAGGTCAAGCAATCGCTGAACGCTCCCTGGTATCAACTACCGGGCATCGACTTCTTGGTCGAGAACGTGTGGCCGTTCGAGATTCGCGACGAGCGCAATTTCAACTATCAGATGCAGCCGCAATACATGGTGCCGACGGAAACCATTCTGTCGCGCGCCGAAGAACTGCGGCTGACCAATGCGACAACGCTCGCCGCAGCACAGCCGGTTGCCGGTCAGCCGGTTCCAGCGCAACAGGTTCCCGTTCAGGCGATCCCTGGGCAACCGGTTCCTGGACAGCCGTACGTCGCGCAACCTTATGCCGTGCAGCCGGGCTACGGACTTCCGCCCGCTGGAACGACCGCTCCGCAAGCGATGCCGGGCGCCCCGATCACGGCTCCGGCTCCCAGCTATGCACCGGCTCCGGCATACTCGACGCCCCCTGCGTTCGCGCCGCAAGGAACGACGGGCGCTCCGCGGCTTTAAGATCGCGAGCGCGATTCTCAACTTCGCCGCTTAACACAGTCGCTTAGTAGCGCCGCCTAATACTGCACCGGCTCGCCGTACGTCGTCGGGTTAGGGCGCGGCTTCTCGGCCAAGTCTTGCGAGAAGGCCCCGTTGAGGTCATCGGCACTCAGCCGGTAGACGAGAATCGAGCCGTTGACGATATGCACGGGCTCACGGTTCCGAAGATACGCACAGAGCCGGCCGAGACGGAGCAGCTCGAAGTCGGCGGTTACTTTCAATAACTGCGCTCCGTACTTTTCCAGAATCGCCGCGCGGCGCTTCGGGTCGGCTCCACTCCGCTCGAACTCGGCGATATACGGCAAGATCTTGCGATAATTCTGCTCGTAGCTCTCGAGCCACGGCCCGCTGAACGGCGGCAGATATACGGTTTGCAACATCGTAGCGCTGATGCAGTACACGCCGTCGCTCAAGCTGGGCTCGAACGGTTGCCGCAATGTCGACTCCAAGCTTTGCCGGTCGAAGAACCCCGGGAGCAGCGTCACACCATGCTCGGTCAAGGTCTGCATCTTGAGACCGACGGAGCTAGGCGGAGTCGTGCCGAAATACGAAAGATAGATGCGCGGCCCGTTCTCGCCGCCGATGAGCCCT
The Planctomycetia bacterium DNA segment above includes these coding regions:
- the lexA gene encoding transcriptional repressor LexA, coding for MANLESLTPRQKEVYELIRDKIKARGYGPTVREIGTHFKISSPNGVMCHLKALEKKGLITREPNMSRAIMLATETFDSQRPGLPLRGRIAAGMLHEAIEQSETIDFGELFDSDDMFVLEVSGDSMIEDQIADGDYVVIRKQETATKGQIVVALTDENEATLKRWYPESDRIRLEPANSSMKPIYVKNARVLGICVGVVRKMS
- a CDS encoding sigma-54 dependent transcriptional regulator; the protein is MKLLFADDEAHLQQLMSLELPRLGHEVTVCPDGLTAVAALEKNSYDCLILDLDMPGLNGIQVIARAKELDPTVEAVVLTGKSTLDSAIAAVRLGAFDYMTKPFKMTDLSAMLERAAERRQWLNQFRALRRRLERVEGKTQLIGDSASMNQVRSMVKRVAPTESTVLILGETGTGKELVARSIHEQSLRAEKPFVAVNCGALPENLIESELFGHRKGAFTGADDHRLGLFEVADGGTLFLDEIGELPKSMQAKLLRVLECGEVRRVGDNNSFVVDVRILCATHRQLEQMVAAGDFRQDLLFRINTFEVTLPSLREHAEDVPMLAQHLLSRFRPLAKSNDVLIDAETMRLLQAYAWPGNVRELANVVEHAAILCDSGPIGVKHLPGKFNRSPATLGIAPATKATNTTAVPNTTQASTAGMVSGGGVVPGPHFKTNAAGPSLREIEMAAIHEALSRHSGNKPKAAEELGISLKTLYNKLSQNAGGLEQAG
- a CDS encoding HAMP domain-containing histidine kinase, whose translation is MLYNWTIRNKLYFVLALLVVVVGTLSWNAIHGLYAYRCIVRSLYRRVPELPLANDFSKAAGELRLLWYAERKEASTLPNKTEPFAAQARDERAAMLARGLTRKVAASRDVFEKYQARIHDGLTYDFGLPMNDSRQEQESTYAILKTMAEIERLNDLERWHFDPDIALRMTAEVDRLQMLASRLPTFLHENIEESVEDARVQYRTLIFFAWITSATTVLFTAWLIYLFYRWIFRPLRKLISGSRRIATGYFSYRIRLETHDEMSELARNLNAMTNRFLEINNKLDEEVAERTQQVIRGEQLASVGFLAAGVAHEINNPLASIAVCAESLHERVTPLLNADDPDHKIIDTYLGMIEKEAFRCKGITEKLLDFSRIGDSQRSTTDIRALIQDVVEMVRHVGQYHAKRIEFAAGLPVYAVVDGREIKQVVLNLVTNALDSLDDDGRVKIEIGTRPGEVEIVFTDNGCGMTEEVRTHLFEPFFTRRRSGQGTGLGLSISYRIVADHQGTILAHSEGPGTGSQFRLRLPTAPTMKEQSHRHKAA
- a CDS encoding tyrosine-protein phosphatase — protein: MPLLVVMAFAGYGAFWRYHLKRFQTVSEGVFYRVAQPTEIGMRHLIHHHGIKTVVSLQLFDFRLHGGFLDPGSPNGRKEAEFTEALGAHHVQWPMGTEKSWPWLSPWQFEEFFRLVDDPTNHPIIVHCMGGRHRTGTLSALYRLEFDGWTPEDTLREMYSFNFGGAINCQEHNLTTYVRRGRPSGEQWQALSAAFGPSAGEPALVDYADLVRRLRKATPDSRLKHEFGRYLAAGQPFAPTLAERVIESPRDPHAAAATDLAKRTLVGQAATPEKVDDAAVVSSTALIADYGTPAEQQYLLELLQRETRTPAPSAFYESLARGATNRYTPNRIAFLRPLIDDQRQRIGPSSKRYRYCDTAVIRLAAITDSLATGGWSEQHVAAEGRQIALKWFDENENQNKLSTLLPPTGRNVVQVGEGPKQEDLSRMRR
- a CDS encoding protein phosphatase 2C domain-containing protein; this translates as MQNPAGYWQDFIEYAELTDVGLRRANNQDSKACMLAGTEVDFFRRGHLFMVADGMGRHAAGELASKISVDTVPLEYFKQPDAPAPTSLKFALAEGNRRIFERGSNNPDFKGMGTTTSVLVLLPQGAMCGHVGDSRVYRLRGNRLEQLTFDHSVVWEMRAAAKSTGTEVPDHIPKNYITRSLGHDPNVQIDLEGPFPLVPGDTFMLCSDGLSGQVEDDEIGALLGCLTPQEAVQTFVDLANLRGGPDNITVVVVKVLDLSRVKNAVPPKMPARGDGSDSVSPFVWAGIGVTALLGAMLSLTGKTIPGLASTAVAVLLGLFAFAKGTSGRSVRAWRGGELGRGPHTSLVCPVNEEFLDKLSALTTRLRETAVQQKYQINWQQYDRTCETAIAAKKSADLPGAVRRYCYALNFLMNELRRQRTQKQPESTILDD